The Mycolicibacterium mageritense genome contains a region encoding:
- the eat gene encoding ethanolamine permease gives MAGVEEHLESAAYLQKRQLKSGSAGWLLLAGLGVSYVVSGDYSGWNFGLAQGGFGGLAIAAVVIAGMYLALVLGMAELSSALPAAGGGYTFARRALGPWGGFATGTAILIEYSIAPAAIATFIGAYVESLGLFGITNGWWVYLAAYALFIGIHLSGVGEALKVMFVITAIALVGLVVFAVAAIGHFDVANLTNIAVDSGAAGASEFLPHGYLGIWAAIPFAIWFFLAVEGVPLAAEETANPERNVPRGIIAAIAVLLVSCAVVLVLTTGAGGAEEMSDSGNPLVEALGDGTAAKLVNYIGLAGLIASFFSIIYAYSRQLFALSRAGYLPTALSVTNSRKAPTLALIIPGIIGFILSLTGQGALLLNMAVFGAALSYVLMMISHIVLRVREPNMPRPYRTPGGAITTGFALVIAVLAVIATFLVDPVAAGWCLAVFAGFMVYFAVYSRHRLVANSPDEEFAMLAQAESELK, from the coding sequence GTGGCCGGTGTCGAAGAACACCTCGAGTCCGCAGCGTATCTGCAGAAACGTCAGTTGAAATCGGGCAGCGCCGGGTGGTTGCTGCTGGCCGGCCTCGGGGTCAGCTACGTGGTGTCCGGTGACTACTCCGGATGGAACTTCGGCCTGGCGCAGGGGGGCTTCGGCGGCCTGGCCATCGCGGCCGTCGTGATCGCAGGCATGTACCTGGCGCTGGTCCTCGGCATGGCCGAGCTGTCGTCGGCGCTGCCCGCGGCGGGTGGCGGCTACACGTTCGCCCGCCGCGCGTTGGGCCCGTGGGGCGGGTTCGCCACCGGCACGGCGATCCTCATCGAGTACTCGATCGCGCCCGCGGCCATCGCGACGTTCATCGGCGCCTACGTCGAATCGCTGGGGTTGTTCGGCATCACCAACGGGTGGTGGGTCTATCTGGCGGCCTATGCGTTGTTCATCGGGATCCACCTCTCGGGTGTCGGTGAGGCGCTCAAGGTGATGTTCGTGATCACCGCCATCGCCCTGGTCGGCCTGGTGGTCTTCGCCGTCGCGGCGATCGGCCACTTCGACGTCGCCAACCTGACCAACATCGCGGTGGACTCAGGCGCTGCCGGTGCCTCGGAATTCCTGCCGCACGGCTACCTCGGCATCTGGGCCGCCATCCCGTTCGCCATCTGGTTCTTCCTCGCGGTCGAGGGCGTGCCGCTGGCCGCCGAGGAAACCGCCAATCCGGAGCGCAACGTGCCACGCGGCATCATCGCGGCCATCGCGGTGCTGCTCGTGAGCTGCGCGGTGGTGCTGGTGCTGACCACCGGAGCCGGTGGCGCCGAAGAGATGTCGGACTCCGGCAACCCGTTGGTCGAGGCCCTCGGTGACGGCACGGCGGCCAAGCTGGTCAACTACATCGGCCTGGCGGGCCTCATCGCAAGCTTCTTCTCGATCATCTACGCCTACTCGCGCCAGCTGTTCGCGCTGTCGCGGGCTGGTTACCTGCCGACCGCCCTGTCGGTGACCAACTCGCGTAAGGCACCGACGCTGGCGCTCATCATCCCCGGCATCATCGGCTTCATCCTGTCGCTGACCGGGCAAGGTGCCCTGCTGCTCAACATGGCCGTGTTCGGCGCCGCGCTGAGCTATGTATTGATGATGATCAGCCACATCGTGCTGCGGGTCCGCGAACCCAACATGCCGCGGCCCTACCGCACCCCGGGTGGCGCCATCACCACGGGCTTCGCGCTCGTCATCGCGGTGCTGGCCGTGATCGCGACGTTCCTGGTGGATCCGGTCGCCGCAGGGTGGTGCCTGGCCGTGTTCGCCGGCTTCATGGTCTACTTCGCGGTCTACAGCCGCCACCGCCTGGTGGCCAACTCGCCCGACGAAGAGTTCGCGATGCTCGCCCAGGCCGAGAGCGAATTGAAGTGA
- a CDS encoding ethanolamine ammonia-lyase subunit EutB translates to MAKATPLRSGDQLAGCAAEHDGERAAAAWVLADLPLEVFLNEEIVPYDTDEVTRLIMDSHDRQAFSAISHLTVGGLRDWLMDTAAHDHSAERLAAVAPGLTPEMVAAVSKIMRNQDLIAVAAAAQVTAAFRTTIGARGTLATRLQPNHPTDDPRGIAAAVLDGLLLGCGDAVIGINPATDSPQATADLLYLLDSIRTRYDIPAQSCVLSHVTTTIGLVEAGAPVDLMFQSIAGTEGANSAFGVNLALLREGNEAARSLRRGTVGDNVMYLETGQGSVLSSGTHLGVGGKPVDQQTLEARAYAVARDLQPLLVNTVVGFIGPEYLYDGKQIIRAGLEDHFCGKLLGLPMGVDVCYTNHAEADQNDMDTLLTLLAAAQVAFVITVPGADDVMLGYQSLSFHDVLTTRRTLGLRPAPEFEAWLRKVGMVDDSGKLTPFDLESSVLRSLTSAEAP, encoded by the coding sequence ATGGCCAAGGCCACCCCGTTGCGCTCGGGCGATCAGCTGGCGGGCTGCGCGGCCGAGCACGACGGTGAACGGGCGGCGGCCGCCTGGGTGCTCGCCGACCTGCCGCTCGAGGTCTTCCTCAACGAGGAGATCGTCCCGTACGACACCGATGAGGTCACCCGGCTGATCATGGACAGCCATGACCGCCAAGCCTTTTCGGCGATCTCCCACCTGACCGTCGGCGGGCTGCGGGACTGGCTGATGGACACCGCGGCGCACGATCACAGCGCCGAGCGGCTCGCGGCCGTCGCGCCAGGGCTGACGCCGGAGATGGTCGCCGCGGTCAGCAAGATCATGCGCAACCAGGATCTGATCGCGGTGGCGGCCGCCGCCCAGGTGACAGCGGCGTTCCGGACCACCATCGGTGCCCGCGGCACCCTGGCCACGCGGTTGCAGCCCAACCATCCCACCGACGATCCCCGTGGCATCGCCGCCGCGGTGCTCGACGGGCTGCTGCTGGGCTGCGGTGATGCGGTGATCGGGATCAACCCGGCCACCGATTCGCCGCAGGCCACCGCCGACCTGCTGTACCTGCTCGACTCGATCCGCACGCGCTACGACATCCCGGCCCAGTCCTGCGTGCTGTCCCACGTCACCACCACGATCGGGCTGGTCGAGGCCGGCGCGCCCGTGGATCTGATGTTCCAGTCCATCGCGGGCACCGAGGGCGCCAATTCGGCGTTCGGGGTGAACCTGGCGTTGTTGCGGGAAGGCAACGAAGCTGCGCGCAGTCTGCGCCGCGGCACGGTCGGCGACAACGTGATGTACCTGGAGACCGGGCAGGGCTCGGTGCTGAGCTCGGGTACGCACCTCGGCGTCGGTGGCAAGCCGGTGGACCAGCAGACCCTGGAGGCCCGCGCCTACGCGGTGGCTCGCGATCTGCAGCCGTTGCTGGTCAACACCGTCGTCGGCTTCATCGGCCCGGAGTACCTCTACGACGGCAAGCAGATCATCCGGGCCGGCCTGGAAGACCACTTCTGCGGCAAGCTGCTGGGCCTGCCGATGGGCGTGGATGTCTGCTACACCAACCACGCCGAGGCCGACCAGAACGACATGGACACACTGCTGACGCTGTTGGCCGCGGCGCAGGTGGCGTTCGTGATCACCGTGCCGGGCGCCGACGACGTGATGCTGGGCTACCAGAGCCTGTCGTTCCACGACGTGCTGACCACGCGGCGCACCCTCGGCCTGCGGCCCGCCCCCGAGTTCGAGGCCTGGCTGCGCAAGGTCGGGATGGTCGACGATTCCGGCAAGCTCACGCCGTTCGACCTGGAGAGTTCGGTGCTGCGGTCACTCACGTCGGCGGAGGCGCCATGA
- the eutC gene encoding ethanolamine ammonia-lyase subunit EutC: MTTNDVAVQEFWDELRKTTQARIGLGRAGNALPTRRVLELAAAHAAARDAVHIPLDVEQLAAQVREIGIGEPVLATSRATSRDEYLRRPDLGRQPSEHMAIPASGADIGFILADGLSPTALNHHGAALLAELVAQLRERYTLAPPVIATQARVGLGDHIGAAARVRTLLVIIGERPGLSVADSLGIYLTHLPQPGRTDADRNCISNIHPPDGLGYVEAARVAAGLVEGALALGRSGVDLKDTSRTAALGPTSVAQLNQGVS; encoded by the coding sequence ATGACCACCAATGATGTTGCAGTTCAGGAGTTCTGGGATGAGTTGCGCAAGACCACCCAGGCCAGGATCGGGTTGGGCCGCGCGGGCAACGCGCTGCCCACCCGGCGTGTGCTGGAACTCGCCGCCGCGCACGCTGCCGCGCGCGACGCCGTCCACATCCCACTGGACGTCGAACAACTCGCCGCGCAGGTGCGGGAGATCGGGATCGGCGAACCGGTGCTGGCCACCAGCCGGGCCACTTCCCGCGACGAATATCTGCGCCGGCCGGACCTCGGACGGCAACCCTCAGAGCACATGGCGATCCCCGCGTCAGGCGCGGACATCGGCTTCATCCTCGCCGACGGATTGTCACCGACTGCGCTCAACCACCACGGCGCGGCGCTGCTCGCCGAACTCGTGGCGCAGTTGCGCGAGCGGTACACGTTGGCACCGCCGGTGATCGCCACGCAGGCCAGAGTGGGGCTGGGCGATCACATCGGCGCGGCCGCACGGGTACGTACGTTGCTCGTCATCATCGGCGAACGGCCCGGCCTGAGCGTCGCCGACAGCCTCGGCATCTACCTGACGCACCTGCCCCAACCCGGGCGCACCGACGCCGACCGCAACTGCATCTCCAACATCCACCCGCCCGACGGCCTCGGATACGTCGAAGCGGCGCGGGTGGCCGCCGGGCTCGTCGAAGGTGCTCTCGCACTGGGCCGCTCGGGCGTCGACCTGAAGGACACCTCACGAACCGCAGCGCTGGGGCCGACCAGCGTCGCCCAACTGAACCAGGGAGTTTCATGA
- a CDS encoding HAD family hydrolase → MTARAVLSVLAAATFVLAGCGGNDNQQATSQGAQAESGCRTLAADPGWYGDNRDRIDKLIGELGTCGANGSVADGAPLALFDWDNTMVKNDIGDATFFWMVRNGKLRAPAGGDWASTSPYLTPQAATALAKACATAKPGQPMPTDTDTGCADELVSVYTDGETRADEPAFAGFNARRFEPSYAWAAQMLAGWRESELTGFAEAARRENLDAPEGAEQKVGSDDETGWVRYYPQMRDLVEALRANGFDVRIISASAEPVVRVWAADLGFTPDKVMGVRTERDGDVLTSKLVPCGGETAIPYIEGKRCRVNEEVFGVEGAAAFEQQPEPKRAAFAAGDSDTDVTFLSDATGLRLVLNRQKTELMCTAYDNSDGRWLVNPMFIKPMDKGDTYDCATEGYIEPSGKEAPLHRADGSVVPDQEDRVS, encoded by the coding sequence ATGACCGCGCGCGCCGTGCTGTCCGTGCTCGCCGCTGCCACCTTCGTCCTCGCGGGCTGCGGTGGAAATGACAATCAGCAGGCCACATCGCAAGGTGCGCAGGCCGAGTCGGGCTGCCGCACGCTGGCCGCCGATCCCGGCTGGTACGGCGACAACCGCGACCGCATCGACAAGCTCATCGGTGAGCTGGGCACGTGCGGTGCCAACGGCTCGGTGGCCGACGGTGCACCGCTGGCGCTGTTCGACTGGGACAACACGATGGTCAAGAACGACATCGGCGACGCGACGTTCTTCTGGATGGTGCGCAACGGCAAACTGCGCGCGCCCGCGGGCGGAGACTGGGCGAGCACGAGCCCGTATCTCACACCGCAGGCGGCCACGGCGCTCGCCAAGGCGTGTGCAACTGCCAAACCCGGCCAACCGATGCCGACCGACACCGACACCGGCTGCGCCGACGAGCTGGTGTCGGTCTACACCGACGGCGAGACCCGTGCCGACGAGCCCGCGTTCGCCGGATTCAACGCCCGCAGGTTCGAGCCGTCGTATGCGTGGGCCGCGCAGATGCTCGCGGGCTGGCGTGAATCCGAGCTGACCGGGTTCGCCGAGGCGGCCCGCCGGGAGAACCTCGACGCGCCGGAGGGGGCCGAGCAGAAGGTCGGCAGCGACGACGAAACCGGGTGGGTGCGTTATTACCCGCAGATGCGTGATCTGGTGGAGGCGTTGCGCGCCAACGGTTTCGACGTCCGGATCATCTCGGCGTCGGCTGAGCCGGTGGTCCGGGTGTGGGCAGCCGACCTCGGATTCACGCCCGACAAGGTGATGGGTGTGCGGACCGAGCGCGACGGCGACGTGCTGACGTCGAAGCTCGTGCCGTGTGGCGGCGAGACCGCGATCCCGTACATCGAGGGCAAGCGCTGCCGCGTCAACGAAGAGGTCTTCGGGGTCGAGGGCGCCGCGGCCTTCGAGCAGCAACCCGAACCGAAGCGCGCTGCGTTTGCCGCTGGGGACTCCGACACCGACGTCACATTCCTCAGCGATGCCACCGGGCTGCGCCTCGTGCTCAACCGGCAGAAGACCGAGTTGATGTGCACGGCCTACGACAACTCCGACGGCCGTTGGCTGGTCAACCCCATGTTCATCAAGCCGATGGACAAGGGCGACACCTATGACTGCGCGACCGAGGGCTATATAGAACCGAGCGGCAAGGAAGCGCCTCTGCACCGCGCCGACGGCAGCGTCGTCCCTGATCAGGAGGATCGCGTCTCGTGA
- the rplM gene encoding 50S ribosomal protein L13: protein MPTYTPKAGDTTRQWYVIDAQDVVLGRLAVAAANLLRGKHKPTFTPNVDGGDFVIVINAEKVALSGDKLTNKFAYRHSGYPGGLRKRTIGELLEKHPTRVVENAIVGMIPHTKLGRQIQKKLKVYAGPDHPHAAQQPVPYEIKQVAQ, encoded by the coding sequence GTGCCTACTTACACGCCGAAGGCGGGTGACACCACGCGTCAGTGGTATGTCATCGACGCCCAAGACGTGGTGCTCGGCCGGCTCGCCGTGGCAGCTGCCAATCTGCTGCGCGGCAAGCACAAGCCGACATTCACGCCCAATGTCGACGGCGGCGATTTCGTCATCGTCATCAATGCCGAGAAGGTCGCCCTCAGCGGCGACAAGCTCACCAACAAGTTCGCTTACCGCCACTCGGGTTACCCCGGCGGCCTGCGCAAGCGCACCATCGGTGAGCTGTTGGAGAAGCACCCGACCCGCGTCGTCGAGAACGCGATCGTCGGCATGATTCCGCACACCAAGCTCGGTCGGCAGATCCAGAAGAAGCTCAAGGTGTACGCGGGCCCGGATCATCCGCACGCCGCGCAGCAGCCGGTTCCGTACGAGATCAAGCAGGTGGCGCAGTGA
- the rpsI gene encoding 30S ribosomal protein S9 produces MTEVTETEVVTEDVASEVAEHREPVIIDRPIQTVGRRKEAVVRVRLVPGTGQFNLDGRTLENYFPNKVHQQLIKAPLVTVDRLEQFDIYAHLDGGGPSGQAGALRLAIARALILVQPEDRPALKKAGFLTRDPRAIERKKYGLKKARKAPQYSKR; encoded by the coding sequence GTGACCGAAGTGACGGAAACCGAAGTCGTGACCGAAGACGTCGCCAGTGAGGTCGCCGAGCACCGCGAGCCGGTGATCATCGACCGCCCGATCCAGACCGTCGGCCGCCGCAAGGAGGCCGTGGTGCGGGTGCGCCTGGTGCCCGGCACCGGTCAGTTCAACCTGGACGGCCGCACGCTGGAGAACTACTTCCCGAACAAGGTGCACCAGCAGCTGATCAAGGCTCCGCTGGTCACCGTCGATCGGCTCGAGCAGTTCGACATCTACGCCCACCTCGATGGTGGCGGCCCGTCCGGTCAGGCCGGCGCGCTGCGCCTGGCGATCGCCCGTGCCCTCATCCTGGTGCAGCCGGAGGACCGGCCCGCACTGAAGAAGGCGGGCTTCCTGACGCGTGACCCGCGTGCCATCGAGCGCAAGAAGTACGGCCTCAAGAAGGCCCGCAAGGCTCCGCAGTACAGCAAGCGCTGA
- the glmM gene encoding phosphoglucosamine mutase, which produces MARLFGTDGVRGVANRDLTAELALALGSAAARRLGSIGSARRRVAVVGRDPRASGEMLEAAVIAGLTSEGVDALRVGVLPTPAVAYLTSAYDAEFGVMISASHNPMPDNGIKIFGPGGHKLDDATEDRIEELVNSGPGSRPTGVGIGRVLDAEDALDRYLRHAGKAVTTRLEGLTVVVDCAHGAASTAAPRAYRAAGANVIAINAEPNGLNINDRCGSTHMDVLRTAVLEYGADLGLAHDGDADRCLAVDAAGRIIDGDAIMVVLALAMQEADELASNTLVATVMSNLGLHLAMREAGIEVRTTGVGDRYVLEELRAGEFSLGGEQSGHIVMPGLGTTGDGIVTGLRLMSRMAQTRSSLAALAAPMQTLPQVLINVEVADKATVAQAPSVQSAVAAAEAQLGDTGRILLRPSGTEQVVRVMVEAADEDTARQVAVRVAESVSKQS; this is translated from the coding sequence ATGGCTCGACTGTTCGGCACCGACGGGGTGCGTGGGGTCGCCAACCGCGATCTCACCGCTGAGCTGGCGCTGGCACTCGGTTCGGCTGCGGCCCGTCGGCTCGGATCGATCGGATCTGCGCGGCGCCGGGTGGCCGTCGTCGGGCGTGATCCCCGGGCCAGCGGCGAGATGCTCGAAGCCGCGGTGATCGCCGGTCTCACCAGCGAAGGTGTCGACGCGCTGCGCGTCGGTGTGCTGCCCACGCCCGCGGTGGCCTACCTGACCAGCGCGTATGACGCCGAATTCGGTGTCATGATCTCTGCGTCGCACAACCCGATGCCCGACAACGGCATCAAGATCTTCGGTCCCGGTGGCCACAAGCTCGACGACGCCACCGAGGATCGCATCGAGGAGCTCGTCAATTCGGGTCCGGGCAGCCGGCCGACCGGTGTGGGCATCGGACGCGTGCTGGACGCCGAAGACGCACTCGATCGCTACCTGCGCCATGCCGGCAAGGCGGTGACCACGCGGCTCGAGGGCCTGACGGTGGTCGTCGACTGTGCGCACGGTGCGGCGTCGACCGCGGCGCCGCGGGCCTACCGGGCCGCGGGGGCCAACGTCATCGCCATCAATGCCGAACCCAACGGCCTCAACATCAACGACCGGTGCGGCTCGACACACATGGATGTACTTCGGACCGCGGTGCTCGAATACGGCGCCGATCTCGGTCTGGCTCATGACGGCGACGCGGACCGCTGTCTGGCCGTGGACGCCGCGGGCCGGATCATCGACGGAGACGCGATCATGGTGGTGCTCGCGTTGGCGATGCAGGAAGCCGACGAGCTCGCCTCGAACACCCTGGTGGCGACCGTCATGAGCAATCTGGGTCTGCACCTGGCGATGCGGGAGGCCGGCATCGAGGTCCGCACCACGGGTGTCGGCGACCGCTATGTGCTCGAGGAACTGCGGGCGGGTGAATTCTCGCTCGGCGGTGAACAATCCGGCCACATCGTGATGCCGGGCCTGGGAACCACCGGCGACGGGATCGTCACGGGCTTGCGCCTGATGTCGCGGATGGCGCAGACCCGATCGTCGCTGGCCGCGTTGGCGGCGCCCATGCAGACTCTCCCGCAGGTGCTGATCAATGTGGAAGTGGCCGACAAGGCGACTGTCGCCCAGGCGCCTTCGGTGCAGTCCGCGGTCGCGGCGGCAGAGGCCCAGCTCGGCGACACCGGGCGAATCCTGTTGCGGCCCTCCGGCACTGAGCAGGTGGTGCGGGTGATGGTCGAAGCGGCCGATGAGGACACCGCGCGGCAGGTGGCCGTGCGGGTTGCGGAGTCGGTCAGCAAGCAATCCTGA
- a CDS encoding type VII secretion target, with protein MGHVDAARIDVAALLQLAGEYDAVADMVDAAARARLNGTVFDGATAGRAHTHHGDAVRLAVDDLTDVLREWARSAREIATAVRTSADRYVVADAHASNRVG; from the coding sequence ATGGGACACGTTGACGCGGCGCGAATCGACGTTGCGGCGTTACTGCAGCTGGCGGGGGAGTACGACGCGGTCGCCGACATGGTCGACGCTGCCGCCCGCGCACGCCTGAACGGCACGGTGTTCGACGGTGCGACGGCCGGCCGGGCGCACACCCACCACGGCGACGCCGTGCGACTGGCCGTGGACGATCTCACCGATGTCTTGCGGGAATGGGCGCGGTCAGCACGCGAGATTGCCACGGCGGTGCGGACTTCCGCCGATCGCTACGTCGTCGCCGATGCGCACGCATCGAACCGGGTGGGCTGA
- a CDS encoding LLM class F420-dependent oxidoreductase — MRTGIFLSYAGGFKEAADQVVELEKVGVDIALVAEAYSYDAISQLGYLAAKTSTIELGTGVVPIYTRTPSLMAMTAAGMDYVSDGRFRLGIGTSGPQVMEGFHGVPFDAPLGRTREVVDICRQIWRRENVDYTGKHYQLPLPAGRGTGLGKSLHLINHPVRERIPITIAALGPKNVELTAEIAEGWQPVFYHPEKADAVWGDALRAGITKRDPALGPLDVMVSASLAIGDDVDDRLAWAKPQLALYIGGMGARGKNFYHNLATRYGFGEVADRIQDLYLAGRKAEAIDAVPDELVRNVSLVGSRGFVKERLAAYAEAGVTTLLVHPLATSDTETVRFCEELVSLSG, encoded by the coding sequence ATGCGGACGGGCATCTTTCTGAGCTATGCGGGCGGTTTCAAGGAAGCCGCCGACCAGGTCGTCGAACTGGAGAAGGTCGGTGTCGACATCGCACTGGTGGCCGAGGCCTACTCCTATGACGCGATCAGCCAGCTGGGCTATCTGGCCGCCAAGACCTCGACGATCGAACTCGGCACCGGCGTCGTACCGATCTACACCCGCACGCCGTCGCTCATGGCGATGACCGCGGCCGGAATGGACTACGTGTCCGACGGCCGGTTCCGGCTCGGCATCGGCACATCCGGCCCGCAGGTGATGGAGGGATTCCACGGCGTACCGTTCGACGCCCCGTTGGGCCGAACCCGTGAAGTGGTCGACATCTGCCGTCAGATCTGGCGCCGCGAGAACGTCGACTACACCGGCAAGCACTACCAGTTGCCGTTGCCCGCCGGCCGCGGCACGGGCCTGGGCAAGTCACTCCATCTCATCAATCACCCCGTACGCGAACGCATTCCGATCACCATCGCGGCCCTCGGGCCCAAGAACGTCGAACTGACCGCGGAGATCGCCGAGGGCTGGCAACCCGTGTTCTACCACCCCGAGAAGGCCGACGCGGTGTGGGGTGACGCGCTGCGCGCCGGGATCACGAAGCGCGATCCAGCACTCGGACCGCTCGACGTGATGGTCAGCGCAAGCCTGGCGATCGGCGACGATGTCGATGACCGGCTCGCCTGGGCGAAACCTCAACTGGCGCTGTATATCGGCGGCATGGGTGCGCGCGGCAAGAACTTCTACCACAACCTGGCCACCCGGTACGGATTCGGCGAAGTGGCCGACCGCATTCAGGATCTGTATCTGGCGGGACGCAAGGCCGAGGCCATCGATGCCGTGCCCGACGAGTTGGTGCGCAACGTGTCGCTGGTCGGGTCCAGGGGATTCGTCAAGGAACGGCTCGCCGCCTACGCCGAAGCCGGCGTGACGACGCTGCTGGTGCACCCGCTTGCCACCTCCGATACCGAGACTGTGCGGTTCTGCGAAGAACTGGTGTCGTTGAGCGGTTAG
- a CDS encoding LysR family transcriptional regulator, producing the protein MSTADLDLRKLRYFVAVAEELNFGRAAERLHIAQPVLSRQIRAFENELGVQLLVRNSTGTQLTAAGTQLLQDAKVLLDEAKGLRQRLSRAAAQPVTVTVGVMPGLRATAAASAFEAAGPQRRAIVRQIRWHEQVDLVRSGELDVVYAREPVDHRGLGAAPLLEEPMDAVLPADDPLATRTSLRLADLASRVLLMPDPAMVPGWQSAAVADQRWAPPRSVVRTVEDKLEHVAARDGFVILPRSTTAYYRRPDVCAVPIEDLEPGRVTLIWDTAADNPLRDEFVRIALECRDETI; encoded by the coding sequence ATGAGCACGGCGGACCTTGACCTGCGCAAGCTGCGCTACTTCGTCGCAGTCGCCGAGGAACTGAACTTCGGCCGGGCCGCAGAGCGCCTGCACATCGCCCAGCCGGTGCTGTCGCGGCAGATCCGCGCGTTCGAGAACGAACTCGGTGTCCAGCTGTTGGTGCGGAATTCCACCGGCACCCAACTGACCGCCGCCGGAACCCAACTCCTGCAAGACGCCAAGGTTCTGCTGGACGAGGCAAAAGGACTGCGGCAGCGGCTGTCCCGGGCCGCTGCACAGCCCGTGACCGTGACGGTCGGAGTGATGCCCGGTCTGCGCGCGACGGCAGCCGCGTCGGCGTTCGAGGCCGCCGGTCCGCAGCGTCGGGCGATCGTGCGCCAGATCCGCTGGCACGAGCAGGTCGACCTGGTGCGCTCAGGCGAGCTCGACGTGGTGTACGCGCGCGAACCGGTGGACCATCGCGGGCTCGGCGCCGCGCCGCTGCTCGAAGAGCCCATGGATGCGGTGCTGCCAGCCGACGACCCGCTGGCGACGCGCACGTCGCTGCGGCTCGCCGACCTGGCCTCCAGGGTGCTGCTGATGCCCGACCCCGCGATGGTTCCGGGATGGCAGTCCGCGGCCGTGGCCGATCAACGCTGGGCGCCACCGCGCAGCGTGGTCCGCACGGTCGAAGACAAGCTCGAACACGTCGCCGCGCGTGACGGTTTCGTCATCCTGCCGCGGTCCACCACCGCGTACTACCGGCGTCCGGATGTCTGTGCGGTCCCGATCGAGGATCTCGAACCTGGGCGGGTGACGCTGATCTGGGATACAGCCGCCGACAACCCACTCCGGGACGAGTTCGTGAGGATCGCACTGGAATGCCGGGACGAGACGATCTGA